ttcagacttttttcttgcatgtctgtGTAATATCGCACCATTGACATTTTTTTCCGAATTGAgaaatataaacttgcaattgcaagaaaagTCAAAACTCAGGATTGCAAGAAAAAAGgcagaattgcaaaatataactCTGAATTCTGaaagataaactcagaattgcaaaatattaCTCAGAATTtcgagaaaaaaaatcaagaattaCAATAAATCTCAGAATTGTGATTTAACAAAAACTAAGTAAAAAGTTgcaatgaaatgtgtgtgtgtatatatatatatatatatttattttatgtggcAGAAACCAACTCCCATTATAGGATCCAATGTCTTTtgaaccccattgactttcaaagTATTTCTTCTGTGTTCCAACAGTATAGTGCTATTGTAGATattaaagattttatttgaaGAATGTGTGATGGTAGATGATTCTGGCTCTAGGGATCATGGAAGTGGGGTCCAAATGGCCACGGTGCAATTCTGCTGGTCAACTGTGACTCAGAGACCACTTACAAGAAGACACTGGACAGTGACAATGATGAGATCCGCAAAGTCTCGGGTGAGTCTGGGCAGGTCTGGTGTCAGATATGGGATGCCACAGACATGTAAGTGTAAACAGACTTTGTACTAAAGTGTGTTGTATTTAATCAGCATTTTTAAGCACCATAGGCAGGCAAAATCATACTTCCTTATTCATTATTAATCTTGTTTGGACAGAATGCATTGCAAGTCCAGTAAAACTTAGTTTTTACCCTTACAGttctaataaatatacataaaaaaaatagatccataaaaaataattaaatttacaatttcacccaatattgtattttatgtgcATATTCAGCTGTTAACTGTTAGTTAACATCTGACTCTACTCTTCAAATGCCAGGCCATGGAAaggaagtttttcttttttttttaaattgcagatTTGCAGGACATGTCCAAGATGATCCTGCGCACCAACGGTCCAGCTGAACTTCCTGAAGGCTATAGACTGACCATGCACATCTCACAGAGCACTTCAGAGAACGTGAGAGTCTTCAGACCTCGCGCAAAAGGAAAGAAAGTCGATGGTTGGAGTGAgtgaataatatattttagataatatACATTACAATGTTTTCAGTatacatttttgaagaaaaatgttttttggagCTTGTATAGTGTTTACTAAGCAAAAAACTGATGCATCATAAAGGAACATCAGTATTTTACTGAATGAGTCCTCTTTCTTTCTTACCAGAGCATAAACTCCTGAAGTTGTTCCTGAAAGATTATATCATGGTGGTGGGAACGGACATGCTGACACAGGAAGTGCCCTATCTAGGAGGCAAAACTGAACAGGAATTCTTTGTTGAGGGTCTTCGCTTCCCTGATAAAGACTTTGATGGGCTCATCACCATCAACCTCAGTCTACTAGAGCCCTGTGGCAAGGTTAGTCTGAGCTGATCTCTCATGATAACGTTCTGTGCTTTTATGTAATGGAATAACTTCTGCAGTCTGTAATAAGTTAGACTATAACTCCTCTataaaatgaagtgagtttagaGTTATGAAACTCTAAATACTAAtgacatttgttattattttcttaggGTTTCCCTGAAACTCCAGTCTTTACAGATAAAGTGGTATTTCATATTTCTCCCTGGATCATGACCCCAAACACGCTCAAACCTGTGGAGGTGTATGTGTGCAGGTGATTCAGTCCAAGCTTTCTTTAACCCTTCATGTATCATATAACAAATATTGCCTTTCCAGAGATGAATACAGATtttcctagtttttttttttttaccactcacTCTTTCAGTcattacggaagttctaagcggccatgcattataatattttttcttcttgttttctcgttatctcgacataacgaagttcgttttctcgttataacgacttcattttctcgttttcttgacataacgaagttcgttttctcgttataacgaagttcgttttctcgttataacgaagttcgttttctcgttataacgaattaattttctctaagaagttacaaaactgcgccagcaggtggcactaaagacctgaatataactgatggggtgttgtacactatccactttactgtacgcggaccttcctcgtgatcgctataatttgtgcagttttcattactgacatttaattaattcataaatgttaaatgcttgaatcaatatgaatattttgtgtattaagttcctgctagatgcatgagtttcaccaacacgttctgtgtcataaaataactgcttatcaaaacctaggttgacatcactgtattctgtttatctacagtaggacgggatttaacgatgtaggctgatgtgcttcttttccttattactaatctttattgttaaccatattaatgagaaatgtgatgtatatgtaaaatccataggctaatttaattcagttttgttctataatgttgtaatcgtttttttctacacacacacacacacacacacacacacactacacgtagCCCTACACATGGTCgcacttttcaaacagaagcttgtaacacacctgaaatctgccacatcatataatgactactacaaattacaaattatatataattttatttcaaataaagggaaaatgaaaagtgagtttaatccaagcagctctaatttcgcggtgtagccatttaaacatgttaattacaaaaacaaaacgttcgtattactgtctctggaaaaatcaacagtaattgatcagcctttatttatatacagtactgtagaccttattacctaggcgaagctaaaGCTAAAAAAATACGCGCCTGCatggtccatcagatgcctgtcaaagttgagttcgttactatagcaacagtaaaactgtcatgtcgttataacgagaaaacaaactttcgttatgtcgagataacgagaaaaataagtcgttataacgagaaaacgaacttcgttatgtcgagataacgagaaaattaagtcgttaaaacgagaaaacaaaaaggaaaaaaaattataatgcatggccgcttagaacttccgtaagtCATGGGGAATACTGACTGTTTTGTCTTTCTTGCAGCACAGATGATAACTACGCATTCCTGAAGAGCATAAGGAACCTGGTGGAAAAGTGTGGCTACAAACTGAAAATATGCCATAAGTACATGAACCGAGGTGACCGCTGGATGCAGGTCAGTGAAATCTGCATAGGCTGATGTACTGTTAACTAGACAAGCATGTCAGGTGACTGTCATATGAGATGAGTAAGTCCTACTGActcacactctctgtctctctccttaCACAGGATGAGCTTGAGTTTGGTTACATTGACTCTCCCCATCATCACTTCCCTGTTGTACTGGACTCTCCTCGTGATGGAGCACTTCAGGATTTCCCCTACGACTCCATTCTGGTGAGTGAGACGAATAAATGCACCCAAATTCACCCAAAATGCCCATGCTATTCCAGGCCAACACTGAGCATGCACTAATCTAAAGATCTCAATAATCTAAATCGTTGTGTCACAGGGGCCAGACTTCGGGTACGTCACACGGTATGCTTTAAATGAGGAGGTGAGCAGTCTGGACTCCTTTGGTAACCTGGAAGTAAGTCCACCAGTCACAGTGAACGGGAAAAGTTACCCACTCGGCAGAATCATCATTGGAGTGGCGTTCCCTACGTAAGTACCTCAACTCGAACCTCCTAACAGTAACCACTACTAAAACACTGACGTTATATACATTGacttcatattgttccaaacactTATATGTCGATTCGAATAAACAAACTAATAACTGAAAGATCCATCAATAATTTTAGTGTTTAATTTGAAGTGCAACACATGGCCGCAACATGACCAAAGTCGTCCAGGACTTCCTGTGGGCACAGAAGGTTCAAGAGCCAATAGCGCTGTACTCTGATTGGCTGTATGTGGGTCATGTGGATGAGTTTATGAGCTTTGTTCCAGCCCCTGACCGAAAGGTAAACCGATATGCTCAGAATACTACAATACGCTACCAGTCAAAAGATTGTTATAATTAagaatctcttatgctcaccaaggctgcatacaTTTAATCCAAAATACATTAAGAATAGTATGTTTTCAAATGCCAGTACTTTATTCTGAACATAGCCAATACCCAAAACAATGCTAACTGTAATGGTTGGATTGTTCAGAAATTCAGGTTGCTGCTGGCTAGCCCTGACGCCGGATACAAAGTTTTCAAAAGCTTACAAATCACTGGGAATGGAAAAGCAGAAATGTTTCCGGGTAAACACTCACTACTTTTCGGTTTCCAAAAAGTTTACCATCCGCCACAGCTAACAGATTTGCCTGAACAGGTTTGCCAGAGGCCATCTCTGTAAATGAGATCCTGAGCGACAAAAAGCTACAAGCTGAAAACCGATACGTGCAGGTCAGTGAAATACATAACATTCACAAATACTGTAGCGCTTTGTGTCCAAACAGtacctaccgtattttccggactataagttgcactttttttcatagtttggctggtcctgcgacttatagtcaggtgcaacttatttatcaaaattaatttgaaataaactaagagacatgaaccaatagaaaacattaccacctccagccgcgagagggcgctctatgctgctcagttatcctgtagtctaccactgaagaCATGGAGCgctctctcgcggctgtagacggtaatgttttctcttggttctaaattaaatgcgacttatagtccgaaaaatacggtagataTATTTGCAGCCAGATTTGACCGATTATGGGAAAGAATAATGCTGGCATCTTCTAACCTTTCGCTCAGAACTGTATTGACTGGAACAGGGACGTGCTGAAGAAAGAGCTGGGGTTGGAcgatgatgacatcattgattTGCCCATCCTGTTTAAACTGTCAGAAGAGGAAACGAGGGCTGTGGCTTATTATCCCGACATGGTACATAATCAAGAACTAACTGAAAGCCCACTCACACTAGGACTATTTGATTTTTCTTGTAATTGAAaattaaagtgtcacatgatacttcagaaatcattctaatatgctatttgctgctcaagaaacatttattgctATTATCAATCTTCACAACAGTGCATACCTTAAATGTGAAGTATCAGGA
This genomic window from Carassius gibelio isolate Cgi1373 ecotype wild population from Czech Republic chromosome A6, carGib1.2-hapl.c, whole genome shotgun sequence contains:
- the LOC128015898 gene encoding protein-arginine deiminase type-2-like, with the protein product MVPRRSFTIDTEKTTRTTYVLGTELTVNLNRCAPPESKFFSVKCSPNVYYKITPQAKDKNAVPYPLTPNTVLIVTMDAVSKTANDSKLSVRFYGEKTEALGDALLHLTAVEISLDVDADRDGVVEKNNPNKGSWKWGPNGHGAILLVNCDSETTYKKTLDSDNDEIRKVSDLQDMSKMILRTNGPAELPEGYRLTMHISQSTSENVRVFRPRAKGKKVDGWKHKLLKLFLKDYIMVVGTDMLTQEVPYLGGKTEQEFFVEGLRFPDKDFDGLITINLSLLEPCGKGFPETPVFTDKVVFHISPWIMTPNTLKPVEVYVCSTDDNYAFLKSIRNLVEKCGYKLKICHKYMNRGDRWMQDELEFGYIDSPHHHFPVVLDSPRDGALQDFPYDSILGPDFGYVTRYALNEEVSSLDSFGNLEVSPPVTVNGKSYPLGRIIIGVAFPTATHGRNMTKVVQDFLWAQKVQEPIALYSDWLYVGHVDEFMSFVPAPDRKKFRLLLASPDAGYKVFKSLQITGNGKAEMFPGLPEAISVNEILSDKKLQAENRYVQNCIDWNRDVLKKELGLDDDDIIDLPILFKLSEEETRAVAYYPDMVNMIVLGDQLGIPKPFGPKVNGRCALETEVCSLLEPLGLKCTFIDDFAPYHKLLGEVHCGSNVLRERSPFKWWNLEL